A stretch of the Archangium violaceum genome encodes the following:
- a CDS encoding tyrosine-type recombinase/integrase: MAGGIAARGTDRLTDLEIKAWIKAGSNAATKKLSDGGGLFLMRTPAGTPVWRVKYRYGGNERLFAIGSYPEIGLKAARAERAAVKDRLRMGSDPVQARKLSRAAAVASSGNTFATVAQDWLERKRQGWSQIHFDTTSRAIERDVLPLLGSLPVADITPAMVAKVVEEIVKPPREAIDTAGKVLWSVESIFRLAQARGLCRENPAVPVREVLPRKKQAGRRPAFLEWSQLGDVLRRANVVRLSPAVRMAHRLCAFTAARIGNVIRAEWSEFDLDAEVPLWVIPRAKMKAQDRHHDHKIILGPAIAAELRTWRSLSGSMGYVFPSVSGEGQHITHESIEKAYRVTLGLKDKHSPHGWRAAFSTLARDGGFERDVVEIALDHIHDNDVVRAYDRGERLEGRIKLANWWCEQLVRAERGAL, encoded by the coding sequence ATGGCTGGGGGTATCGCGGCCCGAGGGACGGACAGGCTCACCGACCTGGAGATCAAGGCCTGGATCAAGGCCGGCTCGAACGCAGCAACGAAGAAGCTCTCCGATGGCGGTGGGCTGTTCCTGATGCGTACCCCGGCCGGCACGCCTGTATGGCGAGTGAAGTACAGGTATGGGGGTAACGAGCGCCTCTTCGCGATCGGCTCGTACCCAGAGATCGGGCTCAAGGCCGCACGGGCAGAGCGCGCGGCCGTGAAGGACCGCCTGCGGATGGGTAGTGACCCGGTGCAGGCTCGCAAGCTGAGCCGAGCAGCGGCCGTCGCGTCTTCGGGCAACACCTTCGCGACCGTTGCTCAGGACTGGCTTGAGAGGAAGCGCCAAGGCTGGAGCCAGATCCACTTCGACACGACGAGCCGGGCCATTGAACGGGACGTGCTCCCCCTCTTGGGGTCTCTCCCCGTGGCCGACATCACCCCGGCCATGGTCGCGAAGGTGGTTGAGGAGATCGTCAAGCCGCCGCGCGAGGCCATCGACACTGCGGGCAAGGTGCTCTGGAGCGTCGAGAGCATCTTCCGGCTAGCTCAGGCACGGGGCCTATGTCGCGAGAACCCTGCGGTGCCGGTGCGCGAGGTGCTTCCCCGGAAGAAGCAGGCCGGGAGGCGGCCTGCGTTCCTTGAGTGGTCCCAGCTCGGAGACGTTTTGCGCCGGGCTAACGTGGTGCGGCTCTCGCCTGCAGTACGGATGGCGCATCGTCTCTGCGCGTTCACTGCGGCGCGAATAGGGAACGTCATCCGGGCGGAGTGGTCCGAGTTCGACCTGGACGCCGAAGTCCCCCTGTGGGTCATCCCGCGGGCGAAGATGAAAGCGCAGGACCGGCACCACGATCACAAGATCATCCTCGGGCCCGCCATCGCGGCCGAGCTCCGCACCTGGCGCTCGCTGAGCGGTTCCATGGGGTACGTGTTTCCTTCTGTGTCGGGGGAAGGGCAGCACATCACGCATGAGTCCATCGAAAAGGCGTACCGGGTGACGCTGGGCCTCAAGGACAAGCACTCGCCCCACGGCTGGCGCGCGGCGTTTTCCACGCTCGCCCGGGACGGAGGTTTCGAGCGCGATGTGGTGGAGATCGCTCTCGACCACATCCACGACAACGACGTCGTTCGCGCCTACGACCGCGGCGAGCGGCTCGAGGGGCGAATCAAGCTCGCGAACTGGTGGTGTGAACAGCTCGTGCGTGCTGAGCGGGGTGCACTGTGA
- a CDS encoding dynamin family protein, which translates to MTKRTLEALRGWFDGKDGLREFLAEHAPDRVELLDAGLKRIETLEALRKDPLPVCFLGGAGVGKSTLLNAVVGGTRSLLPAGGVGPLTALATRVAFAEKPFFEARYHGKDKVNQVLFALERAFTSDGAAATKDNGEGDPASAGAGTEKRNAYTQLAALLIRGDQFKNQDVSYLMDGLRRVLGAEPRWNATLEPEDLRRIERLAEVLASPDRTRRIELTPGAEAAFYRELHEHAAGALAPVIRELEVGYNSPILKSGLILVDLPGVGVANDEYQEVTAEWIRKARAVVLVVDRAGFTKASADLLKETTFLNSLLHDSPDEPDSARLVVVATKLDQPAAEERQRLKDLDPGSAQPFLHYFEDVCRRAVEVMRNQVETQLVSFVEDGALATRDARDEVVKRVVAGLSVYPLSATEYRALLLEDDDVPRRLKRIEESGIPAFQESLRAMAASRFDKFEARISTQEGLWLSQARTAVEMVVAKWEEDNRAEEEAQRLKQELEEFSSSLRTELANREGAFRNFLSETMPSMIEAELERAAQEAEKAIRARLRKYRNFNYRTLQAAIKRGGTFHGAKKVEIPVEITLEFEEPLAVVWSKKLLVELRRRTKEMGENHVQLVEPIVGWARNQGARVKPRMVEALHEDLKTGTAALGQVGKEAIDELKEAVKLELYKQVEKAVRSRCQAFVKSGEAEGAGVLSRMIEFLDDNLGPSVVEAAKPKAKEVLLHNYEKVRDDIRAVFRQRANPIQLAVGALVDSHEEHVRRSDAQRRKVVLARGHKILDACPKGSA; encoded by the coding sequence ATGACGAAGAGGACACTTGAAGCCCTGAGGGGCTGGTTCGACGGCAAGGACGGGCTACGGGAGTTCCTCGCCGAGCACGCGCCAGACCGGGTCGAGCTGCTCGACGCCGGCCTCAAGCGAATCGAAACCCTCGAAGCGCTGCGCAAGGATCCGCTCCCGGTCTGTTTCCTCGGGGGCGCCGGCGTGGGCAAGAGCACGCTCCTCAACGCGGTCGTGGGCGGAACCCGCTCTCTCCTCCCCGCTGGCGGCGTGGGACCCCTCACCGCGCTCGCCACGCGGGTTGCCTTCGCCGAGAAGCCGTTCTTCGAGGCCCGCTATCACGGAAAGGACAAGGTCAACCAGGTGCTCTTCGCCCTGGAACGGGCCTTCACCTCGGACGGGGCCGCGGCCACCAAGGACAACGGAGAGGGCGACCCCGCGTCCGCAGGCGCCGGTACCGAGAAGCGTAACGCCTACACCCAGCTCGCCGCGCTCCTCATCCGGGGCGATCAATTCAAGAATCAGGACGTGTCCTACCTGATGGACGGACTTCGCCGGGTGTTGGGCGCGGAGCCGCGCTGGAACGCCACCCTCGAGCCCGAGGACCTCCGGCGCATCGAGCGCCTTGCCGAGGTTCTCGCCAGTCCGGATCGGACCCGTCGGATCGAGCTCACTCCGGGTGCCGAGGCCGCGTTCTACCGGGAGCTCCACGAGCATGCCGCCGGTGCGCTGGCCCCGGTGATCCGGGAGCTGGAGGTCGGCTACAACAGCCCGATCCTCAAGAGTGGCCTCATCCTCGTCGATCTGCCCGGCGTCGGAGTGGCGAACGACGAGTACCAGGAGGTCACGGCCGAGTGGATCCGCAAGGCCCGGGCGGTCGTGCTGGTGGTGGATCGCGCTGGTTTCACCAAGGCCAGTGCGGACCTGCTCAAGGAGACCACGTTCCTCAACAGCCTCCTCCACGACTCGCCTGACGAGCCGGATTCCGCGCGGCTCGTCGTGGTGGCGACCAAGCTCGACCAGCCCGCTGCGGAGGAGCGGCAGCGGCTCAAGGATCTGGATCCCGGCAGCGCCCAGCCCTTCCTGCACTACTTCGAGGATGTCTGCCGCCGCGCCGTCGAGGTCATGCGCAACCAGGTGGAGACCCAGCTGGTCTCCTTCGTGGAGGACGGCGCATTGGCCACGCGCGATGCCCGCGACGAGGTGGTGAAGCGGGTGGTGGCCGGGCTCTCCGTATACCCCCTCTCGGCCACCGAGTACCGTGCCCTCCTCCTCGAGGACGACGACGTCCCGAGGCGGCTGAAGCGAATCGAGGAGTCCGGCATTCCCGCCTTCCAGGAGAGCCTCCGCGCGATGGCGGCCTCCCGCTTCGACAAGTTCGAGGCCCGGATCTCCACCCAGGAGGGGCTGTGGCTCTCCCAGGCGCGCACCGCTGTGGAGATGGTCGTCGCGAAGTGGGAGGAGGACAACCGGGCCGAGGAGGAGGCGCAACGCCTCAAGCAGGAGCTTGAGGAGTTCTCCAGCAGCCTTCGAACCGAGCTCGCCAACCGGGAGGGGGCCTTTCGCAACTTTCTCAGCGAGACCATGCCCTCGATGATCGAGGCCGAGCTCGAGCGTGCTGCCCAGGAGGCCGAGAAGGCGATCCGCGCGCGGCTGCGCAAGTACAGGAACTTCAACTATAGGACCCTGCAGGCGGCGATCAAACGGGGCGGGACCTTCCACGGTGCGAAGAAGGTCGAAATCCCCGTGGAGATCACCCTCGAGTTCGAGGAGCCCCTGGCGGTGGTGTGGTCGAAGAAGCTGCTCGTCGAGCTCCGTCGGCGGACAAAGGAGATGGGCGAGAATCACGTCCAGCTCGTGGAGCCCATCGTGGGATGGGCTCGGAACCAGGGCGCCCGGGTGAAGCCGCGGATGGTGGAAGCCCTCCACGAAGACCTCAAGACGGGCACGGCCGCTCTTGGTCAGGTGGGGAAGGAGGCCATCGACGAGCTCAAGGAGGCCGTCAAGCTCGAGCTCTACAAGCAGGTGGAGAAGGCGGTTCGCAGCCGCTGCCAGGCCTTCGTCAAGAGCGGCGAAGCCGAAGGTGCCGGCGTGCTCAGCCGGATGATCGAATTCCTGGACGACAATCTCGGACCGTCGGTGGTGGAGGCCGCGAAGCCCAAGGCCAAGGAGGTCCTCCTGCACAACTACGAGAAGGTGCGTGACGACATCCGCGCCGTGTTCCGCCAGCGCGCCAATCCCATCCAGCTGGCAGTGGGCGCACTCGTCGACTCGCACGAGGAGCACGTGCGCCGCAGCGACGCCCAGCGGCGTAAGGTCGTCCTCGCCCGCGGCCACAAGATCCTCGACGCCTGCCCGAAAGGTTCCGCATGA
- a CDS encoding DEAD/DEAH box helicase, translated as MTRLYRHDGVPMALLREVDDFGISALDLARAPGRFWGDEGTKLPLLTSSVDARRVTALPTPAELLALPPDKGDNWLSRSRRSVSAAFAWFLLAEDPQRRLDVRPVVTLAHQASLVRHVLDQANLRRVLIADEVGLGKTIEAALIIGELLEQQPTLRILYLAPARLVGNVMREFRRLALPFRAWVAGEDGDARLVGKDGDACVVASIHRAVHPSHMDKVSRTRWDVIIVDEAHHLSDWAEGGGSPVRKYKLVQELVSQLSPEGRLFLLTGTPHQGHAARFANILQLLKSPGESIDAVRGRVIYRTKEDVRDWDERPLFPLRRVREPVAVDLGGAHRRWLENIHDFFEPERNDRPEDARQRAATWRCGLALQWATSSIQAGLGFLVRQALRSGATQKMRGLRRALELLRPYRDGEPDEPISRLFERMKRDLVRQEQTCSLEDLEALDPEHPAVVHLDQLSSLLEEGCALLEQNPDKKWEILFEQVLHDLSEEKVVLFAQPIETVTALCGYIERKTGQRPAKIIGAQSEHLRTEQIESFWRPDGPQFLVSSRAGGEGLNLQVARRLVHVDVPWNPMEMEQRVGRVHRFKSRRTILVDTLVVKDSREVDTYRVAREKLRSIARTVVAPERFEELYSRVMALVPPEELQDLMGERPLGPLDRNETDRLNALVTEGFEQWRRFHDQYAGNQRNVRALDPGQARWSDLESLLTQELQACPLPDFEVLRFRTSEEEVVEASEAARVFEIAGRPRACGDYSGMPVTGRSGASAEPIGINSPEFSAMLRRLAFPERPSGAAVLRWPTGRPLPARTGAFGLVVLVRQSLRQQQGAWVEHRLELEGSLIHPDGAHQLPTAELAELLRQLRGTVAVKDPTVDAGLAGAIKGVESQRSRELRQPSDTDLHNGIRHVVWPILAAVLVA; from the coding sequence ATGACCCGGCTCTATCGGCATGACGGAGTGCCGATGGCGCTGTTGCGCGAGGTCGACGACTTCGGAATCAGCGCCCTCGATCTCGCCCGGGCACCCGGGCGTTTCTGGGGGGACGAGGGGACGAAGCTCCCGCTCCTCACCTCCAGCGTCGATGCGCGCCGGGTCACCGCCCTCCCCACCCCGGCCGAGCTGCTCGCACTCCCGCCCGACAAGGGGGACAACTGGCTTTCCCGGAGCCGCAGGTCAGTGTCGGCGGCCTTCGCTTGGTTCCTCCTCGCTGAGGATCCCCAACGACGGCTCGATGTCCGCCCCGTGGTGACCCTGGCCCATCAAGCCAGCCTGGTGAGACACGTGCTCGACCAAGCGAACCTGCGGCGCGTCCTGATCGCCGACGAGGTCGGCCTCGGCAAGACGATCGAAGCGGCCCTTATCATCGGCGAGCTGCTTGAGCAGCAGCCGACGCTCCGGATCCTCTACCTGGCACCCGCTCGACTCGTCGGCAACGTGATGCGCGAGTTCCGGCGGCTCGCGCTTCCCTTCCGCGCTTGGGTGGCGGGAGAAGACGGTGACGCGCGCCTGGTCGGCAAGGACGGGGATGCCTGCGTGGTGGCGAGCATCCACCGGGCCGTCCACCCCAGCCACATGGACAAGGTGTCGCGCACCCGGTGGGACGTGATCATCGTCGACGAGGCTCACCACCTCTCGGACTGGGCGGAAGGCGGCGGCAGCCCCGTCCGCAAGTACAAGCTGGTGCAGGAGCTCGTGAGCCAGCTCAGCCCCGAAGGCAGGCTCTTCCTCCTCACTGGCACGCCGCACCAGGGGCACGCGGCCCGCTTCGCGAACATCCTCCAGCTCCTCAAGAGCCCTGGCGAGTCCATAGATGCCGTGCGCGGCCGGGTCATCTACCGCACCAAGGAAGACGTCCGGGACTGGGACGAGCGACCGCTCTTTCCGCTCCGCCGCGTTCGGGAACCCGTCGCGGTGGACCTCGGAGGGGCCCACCGGCGCTGGCTCGAGAACATCCATGACTTCTTCGAGCCAGAGCGCAACGACCGGCCGGAAGATGCCAGACAGCGGGCCGCGACGTGGCGCTGCGGGCTCGCCCTGCAGTGGGCCACCTCCAGTATCCAGGCGGGCCTCGGGTTCCTGGTGCGCCAAGCCCTCCGCAGCGGCGCGACCCAGAAGATGCGGGGGCTCCGGCGAGCCCTGGAGCTGCTCCGTCCCTATCGGGATGGAGAGCCCGACGAGCCCATCTCGCGCCTGTTCGAACGGATGAAGCGCGATCTCGTTCGTCAAGAGCAGACGTGTTCGCTGGAGGATCTCGAAGCACTCGACCCCGAGCACCCCGCCGTGGTGCACCTCGACCAGCTCTCGAGCCTCCTCGAAGAAGGCTGCGCCCTTCTCGAACAGAATCCCGACAAGAAGTGGGAAATCCTCTTCGAGCAGGTCCTCCATGATCTCAGTGAAGAGAAGGTGGTCCTCTTCGCCCAGCCCATCGAGACCGTCACGGCGCTGTGCGGCTACATCGAGCGGAAGACGGGCCAGCGTCCGGCGAAGATCATCGGCGCGCAGAGCGAGCACCTGCGTACCGAGCAGATCGAATCCTTCTGGCGCCCCGATGGGCCGCAGTTCCTGGTGTCATCCCGGGCCGGCGGCGAGGGCCTCAACCTGCAGGTGGCCAGGCGCCTCGTCCACGTGGACGTGCCCTGGAACCCGATGGAGATGGAGCAGCGGGTCGGTCGCGTCCATCGATTCAAGTCCAGGCGCACCATCCTCGTGGATACGCTCGTGGTGAAGGACAGCCGCGAGGTAGATACCTACCGGGTGGCGCGAGAGAAGCTGCGCAGCATCGCCCGCACGGTCGTGGCCCCCGAGCGCTTCGAGGAACTCTATTCCCGGGTAATGGCGCTCGTCCCTCCGGAGGAACTCCAGGACCTGATGGGAGAGCGTCCCCTGGGTCCTCTCGACCGGAACGAAACCGATCGGCTCAACGCGCTCGTCACCGAGGGTTTCGAGCAATGGCGCAGGTTTCATGACCAGTACGCGGGGAACCAGCGCAACGTCAGAGCGCTCGATCCCGGTCAGGCCCGCTGGAGTGATCTCGAATCGCTGCTCACCCAAGAGTTGCAGGCCTGCCCACTGCCCGACTTCGAGGTCCTTCGCTTCCGCACGAGCGAGGAAGAGGTCGTCGAAGCCTCCGAAGCCGCGAGGGTCTTCGAGATAGCCGGCCGCCCCCGCGCTTGCGGCGACTATTCCGGCATGCCCGTCACTGGGAGGAGCGGGGCTTCAGCCGAGCCCATCGGCATCAACAGCCCGGAGTTCTCCGCCATGCTCCGGCGCCTCGCCTTCCCCGAGCGCCCGAGCGGTGCCGCCGTCCTGCGCTGGCCCACGGGCCGACCGCTCCCCGCCAGAACCGGCGCCTTCGGGCTCGTGGTCCTGGTCAGACAGTCGCTCCGGCAGCAGCAAGGCGCGTGGGTCGAGCACCGGCTCGAGCTGGAGGGGAGCCTCATCCACCCCGATGGTGCCCATCAACTCCCGACGGCCGAGCTGGCGGAACTCCTGCGGCAACTGCGCGGCACCGTCGCGGTCAAGGACCCCACCGTCGATGCCGGACTGGCTGGCGCCATCAAGGGTGTCGAGTCGCAGCGTTCACGCGAACTCCGGCAGCCGAGTGACACCGACCTCCATAACGGAATCCGCCACGTTGTCTGGCCCATCCTCGCTGCAGTGCTCGTGGCCTAA